The Streptomyces spororaveus genome includes a region encoding these proteins:
- a CDS encoding spherulation-specific family 4 protein — protein MPHLTTPPGAMTAASTEAGRLGLGIPGYAHPLLAPVEWAELTRPGTPLHWAVLNVADGPGGRPDPHCTEAAAKLRRAGGMILGHLAMRDGSRSFGELISDAHRFRDWYGVGGFYLAGAPAGKAELASVSRVVDTLRSLGEDLRIVLGHGTHPYEGYAEAADQLVTFSGAWSDYRWSQVAEWTADYPAERFCHLVHGVPRTHLEEAMRVARWQGAGTVWFTDRLGVRGSDPWASMPAYWDEIVSRIGTGVLE, from the coding sequence GTGCCGCATCTGACGACGCCGCCGGGGGCCATGACCGCCGCCTCGACCGAGGCCGGGCGCCTCGGTCTGGGCATCCCCGGCTACGCGCACCCGCTGCTCGCCCCCGTCGAGTGGGCCGAGCTGACCCGCCCCGGCACCCCGCTGCACTGGGCCGTGCTCAACGTCGCGGACGGCCCGGGCGGCCGGCCCGACCCGCACTGCACGGAAGCGGCCGCGAAACTGCGCCGCGCGGGCGGCATGATCCTCGGCCATCTCGCGATGCGGGACGGATCGCGGTCCTTCGGGGAGCTGATCTCCGACGCCCACCGCTTCCGGGACTGGTACGGGGTCGGCGGCTTCTACCTCGCGGGTGCTCCGGCCGGCAAGGCGGAGCTGGCCTCGGTGTCCCGGGTCGTGGACACGCTGCGGAGCCTCGGCGAGGACCTGCGGATCGTGCTCGGGCACGGCACCCACCCGTACGAGGGCTACGCCGAGGCCGCCGACCAGCTGGTCACCTTCTCCGGGGCCTGGTCCGACTACCGCTGGTCACAGGTGGCCGAGTGGACCGCGGACTATCCGGCGGAGCGGTTCTGCCACCTCGTCCACGGGGTGCCGCGCACGCACCTGGAGGAGGCGATGCGGGTCGCCCGCTGGCAGGGCGCGGGTACGGTCTGGTTCACCGACCGGCTCGGGGTGCGCGGCAGCGACCCGTGGGCCTCAATGCCCGCGTACTGGGACGAAATCGTCTCAAGGATCGGGACGGGTGTCTTGGAATGA